The DNA region ttaaaaattctcctattttccgttactcgactgtaaaattttttggaacatgtcattttatgggaactttaatgtacttttcgaagcttcattgacccagaagggtcattttttcatttagaacaaaaaatttcattttaaaatgtcgtgtattttctaactttgcagggttacattttggagtgttaaaaaaatacagaagcataaaaatttaaattagaaGCCATGGTTccaacattttgatgaaaaaagtgttttaaattgcattatGCACCAtgccagcatgttggtggtgttggtggccaccctttgttctttatttgccttcgctcctcgctcggttttcttcagccttcgattagaaccggtgttcaaaattgaaacgtcaaaagacttagcgcgtttgtttttttgccggtgcttgctaattatttacatttttcgggattatttttcacaaatttttcaagtgagtgactaagtaatggtcaaaagaacatgttgccggtagtttttatatcttaagcgctttgaaatcgttagcgcaagcgaaaagatattgatggcgactttcgttaagcacttaacctctgatcttgcgtgtggatgtgtgtgccaccaaaatgatgagaaatggtctcgcaaaatagaaattatgatcaaaagtgcattaaatttgatctttttggccagtaagtggcataaatttgcgtgcttactcgaggcggtgctgttgctggtaagtttatagcctgaaaagtatttttggagcttaaaccgagcatcaaactctccatatcacgaagataggtgtttgattagaaaggttatatttcccctagtctatgaaattacctatcttttgacctatggaagtatgggtgttggaggctgacctttcaaatgcatctaagagagttggaattgggtcctaaaatgaagcttagattgctgatattattgtttacagcgataaagcttatttttctgagtacaatgaccctttgtacgtcgataaaaagtttaaaatggatttttaaatcaattttgaaaaaataacctcgcggtccttcttgacagaaaagctcctacttgacagctcgttccaaggggaccatagttgatccatcgaaaaaatgttgtcttgtaaattttgttttttgcattaaaatgaaaaaaagttatcagaaatggtttttaatcttgttttttaccattgtacatacatattgacatagggctttagtacccaattgatcaagttttacgtaaatgggagcaatttttcgatgcccgttttaccccacttcccattgtcgtagagggctcatatttggcatgagttcatctcatgtatagacaaacaaacgctgaaagtttcatccaaatcggagcacctcgatacgacctgttacacactggtgaaaaactcgctcttaagaacttacgaatttaagaatttaagactttaagaatttgataattcaataatttaagaatttaagaactaaaaaaaaaaaaaaattatgatcttGGGGATTGAAGAgtttaagatttgaagatttttaaagttagtttttatgaatttatgaatctagaaatttaatatttcaagaatttataaatttttaagggaattttacaatttgacagtatcagaatttaaggatttttttaactttgaattattcaaattttaatctgcttatttttttttttgctctcaagAATCTCATGCACTCAAACCAatctctaaagtttttttttgggttcttGGGTCCTTTTAATTGAGCTTTCCACTAATTTTTTTCTCGACTAGAATAGAACTAAGATTACAATAAACCAAACACGTGATTAATGGAAaccaataatttattaaaatcaacaGCTGATCATTTCTCTGAAAGAAAGTTTAATCTTGCTTAATTTGACTTGATACACCAAAAAGGACTAAACATAATCGGCTTTAATTTAAATACAGAATCTTCTACTCGCACGATAACGTCTCGTCGATCGACGCCAAATACTTCCGCCAGCCGGCAAACATGTCCCGTTCTTCCTGCTCCGCCGTCCTGGTCCTCAGCCAGCGCTGCACCAGCAGCAGGTGCTTCAGCTCATCCCGGTAGTAAACCAGCAGCGCCGGCGTCACGTTAACCTCCTCGAGCACCAGCGGGGCGGCGTCCACCGGAACGGGCCGTTCCGCCGCGGGTCGCACGATCGTCCGGTTGCGTTTGCGCTGCACTTCCAGCACGTTGATGCGCCTCTCCAGCGCTCGGAAATCGAACCGATGCCCTCGGAGTTGCTCGGTCGAGAGCCGCTTGGGGGACTTTGAGGGGGAGCGGGTCGCGTAACTTGTGGGGGCGGGGGGTTGCTTTTTGAAGCTGGCGAAGTAGTGCGTTACGGGGAACACTTGCATGTAGGCGCGGAAGCCGGTCAGCAGCAGGTTCACGTACTGCGTGCGGCCAATTTCGTGGGCGGACTTTCGCGTGCGACGTCGGTCTAGGAAGGGGTAACGCTCCGGGGGGAGGTCGGAGGGTTGCTGAAGTGCGCCGTCGTCAACGGCACAGCTGCGCCAGCGGCCCTTGACCAGATGCTTCATGTACGAAGCAGCGCAAGGGCCGGCGGAGGAGTCCAGCTGGTGGTTGAACCGGTGCAGCAGGTCGTCCACCAGGATCATCCGTATTAGGGGCGAGCGCATCTGTTCGATGACCCGCAGACAGAGCGACATACTGTAGTACGGGGAGGATTCAACCTGGCGGGAGATTTGCCGGACGAAGTAGCGCGTGTTGTCCTTGATGCACGGGTAGTCGACGGTGCCGTCGTACTGGATCTCGGACAGGTTGATGGTGGTGCCGATCACGGAGAGGAGGCGCTGAAAAGAGAAGGATTGTAAGTTTGGAGGTATGAGAAACAAAGCCGTTCAAACTCACCGCCACGACTCGCACGTCCTCTTTGGGAAATCGTAGCGCCACCACGTTCACGTACATCGTCACAATCCGACGGACGAACGAGTTCACCTCACCCACcgtcgagtgctcgttccagaGGACACTCACAAGCAGTGGCTTTCGCGTGTCCTTTTGCATGTTCTCTTTCGTCTTGTGCGGATGCCGCAGAATCCACATCGAAAGATCAAGCTCCAAAATTTTGACCAGAATCGATAGAACGATAAAAAGCCGTTCGAATCGCTCATCTCTCGAAAGCAGATCAAAGTCGTACTTTTGATTGTTCTCCATTTCCCACTGATGGAAGGTGGCCATCATCGAGGTCATGTTGCTACTCGCCGTTTTGTGAAGACGCCCGGCAGCGGGGTCACTTTCAACGCAAGTCTCCAGCAGAAATAGCACCACTTTCAGCAGACCTTCGCTGCGATCGTACCGCGAGAAGCAGTCCTCTTCAAGACTTCCAAAGATGATCCCTTGGTAGGATGCTCGAAGATCCAGCCAACACGGTGGAAACTGTTCCACGGTGCGGTCCAGCACACTTGTGGCGTGCTCCAGCACGGAACTGATCCTGTAATCGGCGTTCAACTCCGACGACGGCGGGTTGATGGTCAAAATTACCTCCAAAGTTTTCGTAAACAGCTGCGAATCTATAAACTGATTCCGCATCAAAGCCAACTCCAAATGTTCCAAAAACTGCAGCGGACGGGCCTCAATCAACAGCTCCTTCGTGTCCCTCTGCCGGCCCAAATCCACCCTCCTGGCCTGCACCATCCTATTCGCGTGTCGTTCCGCACACTGCTTCACATTCCTCAAACACCCAGGCTCGTACTCCAGGTTCAACCTCCTCGCCACGTCAAAGTAGTGCTTCCCCAGCGATTCCCGCAGCTTCTGCTGACTCTCCGCCACGATCGCCTCCGCACTCTCCTCCCCGTCCTTCTTCCTCTTACCACCACCCTCCTCACCCACCACCACCTTCTTCCGCTTCCGGTTCTCCACGGTGGCCGCGCCCTCCGCCGTCAGCACCGTGTTCGTAATGTTCTTCAACTTGCGCAAGTTCCGGCGCTCCTCCGCTATGCTCAGCCCAAACTTGAACCTCTTACTCAACGCGGCGTCGTTTTCCTCCTGCGAGGACGACGCTGACCGCAGGCTGGACGTCCGCTTGCCCAGCACGGCGGTGGTGGCCTCAATTACGGTGGAAGCTTCCGACGAGCTCCCCGTTGACGATCGGCTTGAATTACGCGTCGAAGGCATTCTCAACTGGCACGGAACATTGAACGACGGGTCACAGAATTTGAGTTTTCACCACGAAACACAGGAAAAATCGAACGATTGCGAAACTTGTCGGCGCTTGCTGCGGTTGAAACTTTTGTTTACAACAAGATTTTGGCGTTGTTGCACGGTCACAGTTTATCTGCGGTGTCAAAACATGTTGCGCAACTTTTTTATATGTTGCGCGACAGTTTTATGTTGCATGCACGGACAAAAATCGTGttgtaaaatttgtcaaaattattaTGAATTATTACAAATataaaattctggagttttttttaaaggtcaaatAAACCATTGATCCCGGAGTGATAGACCCccaaaaacaaatctaaaaacTCGATGCGCCATCTACATTAGAGTAGGAAAACTTTGGTAGAAGGTCACGTTTACGATTTTGCGCGATAAGAGCAAAGGGGAgtgaaaacaattttaagaaatcaatgaaaattgattttttggattaaaattaagtttacagGAGATAAGAAATAAAGGTATTATCGATTGACTCCTTCAATTTTTCTCTAAGTTgcctttttaattgaaaattctgagactCGGATTAATGAAGGAtagattgctaattttgaaacttaaacaaatttaaatttttcaagacAGAGTTTTGCttttaggggaactataccctttctcagcctatttctattatcggcctatcagcactttgataatgaattacagcttaagtaatgtgtttttgactgtttcaaagcAATAAATAGCCAAATATAAGTGAGCAAGCATCTCTTCATTGTTGATAAATCtgaaaatgttaatttaatagcggaaaacggcaaaagtgatgagaattggtcgaacggcttagtgtgatttaaattaaaaaaaacattagtcaACTTGAATAATCTACTTTCTCAACTAATTATATAGGTTTTCATCGCGGTTTTGATTCATtgaaaaatttctgaattttgaatcagaaaaagaacaggttaaatcggccaacacattttttttgtgtttatcaaTTAATCTCTTTATTTCTTACCTTAAAATAGAATAATGTTTCACAAATGTCGATTTTAcgacaaaataaatcaatttcaaatttcaatccaATTTGCTCTCTTTAGGATACAACGTcaacatcaccccaagtttcagcgccctctagtgggggtaattttgacgtttgatcgcCTATAAAAAGTGGTTTGCAAAGCGGTCTCAATTTTCAACAGTCAAAATAGAACTGATATACtgaattgaggttttgcagcgcgactgtgtttcaaatgtaggtggcgccaaaatgaggttacttgcctaaaATCGT from Culex quinquefasciatus strain JHB chromosome 3, VPISU_Cqui_1.0_pri_paternal, whole genome shotgun sequence includes:
- the LOC6040583 gene encoding uncharacterized protein LOC6040583; the protein is MPSTRNSSRSSTGSSSEASTVIEATTAVLGKRTSSLRSASSSQEENDAALSKRFKFGLSIAEERRNLRKLKNITNTVLTAEGAATVENRKRKKVVVGEEGGGKRKKDGEESAEAIVAESQQKLRESLGKHYFDVARRLNLEYEPGCLRNVKQCAERHANRMVQARRVDLGRQRDTKELLIEARPLQFLEHLELALMRNQFIDSQLFTKTLEVILTINPPSSELNADYRISSVLEHATSVLDRTVEQFPPCWLDLRASYQGIIFGSLEEDCFSRYDRSEGLLKVVLFLLETCVESDPAAGRLHKTASSNMTSMMATFHQWEMENNQKYDFDLLSRDERFERLFIVLSILVKILELDLSMWILRHPHKTKENMQKDTRKPLLVSVLWNEHSTVGEVNSFVRRIVTMYVNVVALRFPKEDVRVVARLLSVIGTTINLSEIQYDGTVDYPCIKDNTRYFVRQISRQVESSPYYSMSLCLRVIEQMRSPLIRMILVDDLLHRFNHQLDSSAGPCAASYMKHLVKGRWRSCAVDDGALQQPSDLPPERYPFLDRRRTRKSAHEIGRTQYVNLLLTGFRAYMQVFPVTHYFASFKKQPPAPTSYATRSPSKSPKRLSTEQLRGHRFDFRALERRINVLEVQRKRNRTIVRPAAERPVPVDAAPLVLEEVNVTPALLVYYRDELKHLLLVQRWLRTRTAEQEERDMFAGWRKYLASIDETLSCE